A stretch of the Luteimonas sp. JM171 genome encodes the following:
- a CDS encoding aminotransferase class I/II-fold pyridoxal phosphate-dependent enzyme, whose product MSDHAAFDALTEDALRSSGALKWNAFPDCIGAFVAEMDFGTAPEVMAAVREALDGNRFGYLTDALVHDLAAACSQWHAERYGWRPDPAWIQPLPDVLTGLELALRHLLPPRARVVLPTPNYMPFLPLLRMLGHEVVQVPMLEAADGWRFDFQALDEAFAGGGQVAILCNPHNPLGRVFTRDELEQFSAVAGRHGARVFCDEIHAPLVFAPHRHVPYASVGEAAARQAITATSASKGWNLAGFKCAQLILTNGDDLAAWRRMLPLAGHATSTPGVIANTAAYRHGGPWLDSVMAYLQGNLALLERTLAGRMPGIGFRPPEGTYLAWLDCRGLELGMPPKLAFRNAGVALTDGAECGDAGAGFVRFNFALPRPLLQEALDRMAGAVAGNP is encoded by the coding sequence GTGAGCGACCACGCCGCCTTTGATGCGCTGACCGAGGACGCACTGCGGTCTTCCGGCGCGCTGAAGTGGAACGCGTTTCCCGACTGCATCGGCGCATTCGTGGCGGAAATGGATTTCGGCACCGCGCCGGAAGTGATGGCCGCGGTGCGCGAGGCGCTTGATGGCAACCGCTTCGGCTACCTCACCGATGCCCTGGTGCACGACCTGGCCGCGGCCTGCAGCCAATGGCACGCGGAACGCTACGGGTGGCGGCCGGACCCGGCCTGGATCCAGCCGCTGCCTGACGTGCTGACCGGTCTGGAGCTGGCGCTGCGGCACCTGTTGCCCCCGCGCGCCAGGGTGGTGCTGCCCACGCCCAACTACATGCCCTTCCTGCCGCTGCTGCGGATGCTCGGGCACGAGGTGGTGCAGGTGCCGATGCTGGAGGCCGCCGACGGCTGGCGCTTTGATTTCCAGGCGCTCGACGAGGCGTTCGCCGGCGGCGGGCAGGTGGCGATCCTGTGCAATCCGCACAATCCGCTGGGTCGGGTGTTCACCCGCGACGAGCTGGAGCAGTTCAGCGCGGTGGCCGGGCGCCACGGGGCGCGGGTGTTCTGCGACGAGATCCACGCGCCGCTGGTGTTCGCCCCGCACCGCCACGTGCCGTACGCATCGGTGGGCGAAGCCGCCGCGCGGCAGGCGATCACCGCGACTTCGGCGTCCAAGGGCTGGAACCTGGCGGGGTTCAAGTGCGCGCAGCTGATCCTGACCAACGGGGATGACCTTGCCGCCTGGAGGCGGATGCTGCCGCTCGCCGGGCATGCCACCTCCACCCCGGGCGTGATCGCCAACACCGCAGCGTACCGGCACGGTGGGCCCTGGCTGGATTCGGTGATGGCCTACCTCCAGGGAAACCTGGCACTGCTCGAGCGCACCCTCGCCGGGCGCATGCCGGGGATCGGGTTCCGGCCGCCGGAAGGAACCTACCTGGCCTGGCTGGACTGCCGGGGCCTGGAGCTGGGGATGCCGCCGAAGCTGGCGTTCCGCAACGCCGGCGTGGCGCTGACCGATGGCGCCGAGTGCGGCGATGCCGGCGCGGGCTTCGTCCGCTTCAACTTCGCCCTGCCCCGGCCACTGCTGCAGGAAGCGCTCGACCGCATGGCCGGCGCAGTGGCAGGCAACCCGTAG
- the thiL gene encoding thiamine-phosphate kinase, whose translation MEFDLIARIQRRARQRGDVVTGIGDDAAVLRPGEGRELVVTTDVLNEGVHFLAAHPPADIGWKALAVNLSDLAAMGAAPAWCTLALTLPGPDAAWCDAMLDGFFALADTHDVALVGGDTTRGPLALGVTAIGQVEPARVLRRAGAMPGDDIWVSGTLGDAAAALALAPAAGGDAPDAFLRERLQRPTPRVALGRALAGVARAGIDLSDGLLADLGHICKASGVGARVMLDELPASPPLVAAAGGRDARWNWQVAGGDDYELCVTASPEARERILSAAGAAGVPVTRIGVITDPAPAGPAVRLVDPGGESWVPDRSGYQHFA comes from the coding sequence ATGGAATTCGACCTGATTGCCCGCATCCAACGCCGCGCGCGCCAGCGCGGCGACGTGGTGACCGGCATCGGCGACGACGCCGCCGTGCTGCGGCCGGGTGAAGGACGCGAGCTGGTGGTGACCACCGACGTGCTCAACGAAGGCGTCCACTTCCTGGCCGCGCACCCGCCGGCCGACATCGGCTGGAAGGCGCTGGCGGTCAACCTGTCCGACCTGGCGGCCATGGGCGCCGCGCCGGCCTGGTGCACGCTGGCGCTCACCCTGCCCGGGCCCGACGCCGCCTGGTGCGACGCGATGCTCGACGGCTTCTTCGCGCTCGCCGATACCCACGACGTTGCCCTGGTCGGCGGCGACACCACCCGCGGCCCGCTGGCACTGGGGGTGACCGCCATCGGCCAGGTCGAGCCGGCCCGGGTCCTGCGCCGCGCAGGCGCCATGCCGGGCGACGACATCTGGGTCAGCGGAACGCTCGGCGACGCCGCGGCCGCGCTGGCGCTGGCGCCGGCCGCAGGTGGCGATGCCCCTGACGCCTTCCTGCGCGAGCGCCTCCAGCGCCCGACGCCGCGGGTTGCCCTGGGGCGCGCGCTTGCCGGCGTGGCCCGCGCCGGCATCGACCTCTCCGACGGCCTGCTGGCGGACCTGGGACACATCTGCAAGGCCAGCGGCGTGGGCGCACGGGTCATGCTCGACGAACTGCCGGCCTCGCCGCCGCTCGTGGCGGCCGCTGGCGGACGCGACGCGCGCTGGAACTGGCAGGTGGCCGGCGGCGATGACTACGAGCTGTGCGTCACCGCGTCCCCCGAGGCCCGCGAACGCATCCTTTCAGCCGCCGGAGCTGCCGGCGTTCCGGTCACCCGCATCGGCGTGATCACCGACCCGGCGCCGGCCGGCCCCGCGGTGCGCCTGGTCGATCCCGGCGGCGAATCCTGGGTTCCCGACCGGTCCGGCTACCAGCATTTCGCCTGA
- the nusB gene encoding transcription antitermination factor NusB gives MSRPRRADGVDPVHRTRSRRRALQAVYTWQIAGGQPQEVIAQFAHEQAHEIADLEYFEDLVRGVLAHRAALDASLEPFLDRGIEEVDQIERAMLRIAAYELQHRIDVPYRVVIDEALRTVKRFGSEHGHTYVNGVLDRAAAQWRAVEVQATRG, from the coding sequence GTGAGCCGGCCCAGGCGCGCCGACGGCGTCGATCCCGTCCACCGCACCCGTTCGCGCCGGCGTGCGCTGCAGGCCGTCTACACCTGGCAGATCGCCGGCGGCCAGCCGCAGGAAGTGATCGCCCAGTTCGCGCACGAGCAGGCGCATGAAATCGCGGACCTGGAATATTTCGAGGACCTGGTGCGCGGGGTGCTGGCCCATCGCGCCGCCCTCGATGCCTCGCTGGAGCCGTTCCTGGACCGCGGCATCGAGGAGGTCGACCAGATCGAGCGCGCCATGCTGCGCATCGCTGCCTACGAACTGCAGCACCGCATCGACGTGCCCTACCGGGTGGTGATCGACGAGGCACTGCGCACCGTCAAGCGCTTTGGCTCCGAGCACGGCCATACCTACGTCAACGGGGTGCTCGACCGCGCCGCCGCCCAGTGGCGCGCGGTCGAGGTGCAGGCCACCCGCGGCTGA
- the ribH gene encoding 6,7-dimethyl-8-ribityllumazine synthase: protein MTHYEGDLRAPADARFVIIASRWNPRITDSLVAGARKAFESNGVEERALDVVRVPGAWEIPVVAARLARSGGYVAVVALGCVIRGDTRHYEQVADGCSEGLMRASLDTGVPVLNGVLAVEDAEDAERRAGGSHGNKGEEAALVAIEMAELMGRLP, encoded by the coding sequence ATGACCCACTACGAAGGCGACCTGCGCGCGCCCGCCGATGCGCGTTTCGTCATCATCGCCAGCCGCTGGAACCCGCGCATCACCGATTCGCTGGTGGCCGGCGCGCGCAAGGCGTTTGAATCCAACGGCGTGGAAGAGCGCGCCCTGGACGTGGTGCGGGTGCCCGGCGCCTGGGAGATCCCGGTGGTCGCGGCCCGCCTGGCCCGCAGCGGCGGCTATGTCGCGGTGGTGGCGCTGGGCTGCGTGATCCGCGGCGACACGCGCCATTACGAGCAGGTCGCCGACGGCTGCAGCGAAGGCCTGATGCGCGCCTCGCTGGACACCGGTGTGCCCGTGCTCAACGGCGTGCTCGCGGTGGAGGATGCCGAGGACGCCGAGCGGCGCGCAGGCGGCAGCCACGGCAACAAGGGCGAGGAGGCCGCGCTGGTGGCCATCGAGATGGCCGAACTGATGGGGCGGCTGCCGTGA
- the ribB gene encoding 3,4-dihydroxy-2-butanone-4-phosphate synthase, with protein sequence MSFAPIPELLEEIRAGRMVVIVDDEDRENEGDLIMAAELVRPADINFMVTHARGLVCLSLTRERCQQLGLPPMVRDNTSSHHTNFTVSIEAAEGVTTGISAYDRAHTIRTAVKPNAAPSDLAQPGHIFPLQAQPGGVLSRAGHTEAAADLALMAGLEPAGVLVEILNPDGTMARRPELEVFAREHGLKIGSIEDLIRYRLETEHTVERVDERDIHTAHGPFRLVTYRDRLSHGLHFALVRGEPDAATPALVRVQPLNLLADALHWQRADFGPAVGGVLERLAGEESGALVMLEDRTGPDALLDRIREVPEPAAAGRGSALTEWRRNGAGSQILSDLGFGKLRVLGTPRKQVGLPGFGLEVVEYVAP encoded by the coding sequence ATGTCCTTTGCCCCCATCCCCGAACTGCTTGAAGAGATCCGCGCCGGCCGCATGGTCGTCATCGTCGACGACGAAGACCGCGAGAACGAAGGCGACCTGATCATGGCCGCCGAACTGGTGCGCCCGGCCGACATCAACTTCATGGTCACCCACGCCCGCGGCCTGGTCTGCCTGTCGCTCACCCGCGAGCGCTGCCAGCAGCTTGGCCTGCCGCCGATGGTGCGCGACAACACGTCGTCGCACCACACCAACTTCACGGTCAGCATCGAGGCGGCCGAGGGCGTGACCACCGGCATCTCCGCCTATGACCGCGCCCATACCATCCGCACCGCGGTCAAGCCGAACGCGGCGCCGTCGGACCTTGCCCAGCCGGGGCACATCTTCCCGCTGCAGGCGCAGCCGGGCGGGGTGCTCAGCCGCGCCGGGCACACCGAGGCCGCGGCCGACCTGGCGCTGATGGCGGGCCTGGAGCCGGCCGGGGTGCTGGTGGAGATCCTCAATCCCGACGGCACCATGGCCCGGCGCCCGGAGCTGGAGGTGTTTGCCCGCGAGCACGGGCTGAAGATCGGTTCGATCGAGGACCTGATCCGCTACCGGCTCGAGACGGAGCACACCGTCGAGCGGGTGGACGAGCGCGACATCCACACCGCCCATGGCCCCTTCCGCTTGGTCACCTACCGCGACAGGCTCAGCCACGGGCTGCACTTCGCCCTGGTGCGCGGGGAGCCGGATGCGGCCACGCCGGCGCTGGTGCGGGTGCAGCCGCTGAACCTGCTCGCCGATGCCCTGCACTGGCAGCGCGCCGACTTCGGACCCGCGGTGGGCGGCGTGCTGGAGCGGCTGGCCGGGGAGGAGTCCGGCGCGCTGGTGATGCTGGAGGACCGCACCGGCCCGGACGCCCTGCTTGACCGCATCCGCGAGGTGCCCGAGCCGGCCGCCGCCGGCCGCGGCAGCGCGCTCACCGAGTGGCGGCGCAACGGCGCCGGCAGCCAGATCCTCTCCGACCTGGGCTTCGGCAAGCTGCGCGTGCTCGGCACGCCGCGCAAGCAGGTGGGCCTGCCCGGCTTCGGCCTGGAGGTCGTGGAATACGTGGCCCCGTAG
- a CDS encoding riboflavin synthase produces MFTGIIQGVGRLAAREPRGGDVRLVIDVGSLPFEDVELGESIAVNGVCLTVVEFGPGRFAADASNETLSLTTLGSLAPGDALNLERAMRPDDRLGGHLVSGHVDGVGRVAAIEPDARAQRWRFEAGPEVLRYVAKKGSICVDGVSLTVNQVDETGFEVALIPHTVENTRFAYTGVGDPVNLEVDLIARYVERLLQAR; encoded by the coding sequence ATGTTCACCGGCATCATCCAGGGCGTTGGCCGCCTGGCCGCACGCGAGCCGCGCGGCGGCGACGTGCGCCTGGTGATCGACGTTGGCAGCCTGCCGTTCGAAGACGTCGAACTGGGCGAGAGCATCGCCGTCAACGGGGTGTGCCTGACGGTGGTGGAATTCGGCCCCGGCCGCTTTGCCGCCGATGCCTCCAATGAAACGCTGTCGCTGACCACCCTGGGCAGCTTGGCCCCGGGCGATGCCCTGAACCTGGAGCGCGCCATGCGCCCGGACGACCGCCTGGGCGGCCACCTGGTGAGCGGCCACGTCGACGGCGTGGGCCGCGTGGCCGCGATCGAACCCGACGCGCGCGCCCAGCGCTGGCGCTTCGAGGCCGGACCCGAGGTGCTGCGTTACGTGGCAAAGAAGGGCTCGATCTGCGTCGACGGGGTGAGCCTGACCGTCAACCAGGTAGACGAGACGGGCTTTGAAGTCGCACTCATCCCCCACACCGTCGAGAACACCCGCTTCGCCTACACCGGCGTTGGCGATCCGGTCAACCTGGAAGTCGACCTGATCGCCCGCTACGTCGAGCGCCTGCTGCAGGCGCGATGA
- the ribD gene encoding bifunctional diaminohydroxyphosphoribosylaminopyrimidine deaminase/5-amino-6-(5-phosphoribosylamino)uracil reductase RibD has protein sequence MMARALELAERGLFTTKPNPMVGCVIAQGDEVVGEGFHVRQGGAHAEVLALQAAGERTRGATAYVTLEPCAHTGHTGPCADALVAAGVARVVAAMRDPFPQVDGKGFERLQAAGIDTASGLLEAQARELNVGFLSRIERGRPWVRVKLAMSLDGRTALASGDSKWITGEPARLDGHRWRARAGAILTGAGTIMTDDPQLTVRLGDDTPFVPPVRVVLDAGLATVARGRIREGDAPTIYLHAPDAKPPRGLTARRAAVPASNGRLDLHAVMRLLAEAGINELHVEAGATLAGSLLSGGLVDELLLYVAPVLLGDKARPLFAGLRVEDMAQRYRMALCEVTPLGDDLRMRLRPAGRG, from the coding sequence ATGATGGCGCGCGCGCTGGAACTGGCGGAGCGCGGCCTCTTCACCACCAAGCCCAATCCCATGGTCGGCTGCGTGATCGCGCAGGGCGACGAGGTGGTGGGCGAGGGATTCCATGTCCGCCAGGGCGGCGCGCACGCCGAGGTGCTTGCGCTGCAGGCCGCAGGCGAGCGGACCCGCGGCGCCACCGCCTACGTCACCCTGGAGCCGTGCGCCCATACCGGGCACACCGGCCCCTGCGCCGACGCCCTGGTGGCGGCCGGCGTGGCCCGGGTGGTGGCGGCCATGCGCGATCCGTTCCCGCAGGTGGACGGCAAGGGCTTCGAGCGGTTGCAGGCAGCCGGTATTGATACCGCTTCCGGCCTGCTTGAAGCGCAGGCGCGCGAGCTCAACGTCGGTTTCCTTTCGCGGATCGAGCGCGGACGGCCATGGGTGCGGGTGAAGCTGGCGATGAGCCTGGACGGGCGCACGGCATTGGCCAGCGGCGATTCCAAGTGGATCACCGGCGAGCCCGCGCGGCTGGACGGCCACCGCTGGCGGGCGCGCGCCGGGGCCATTCTCACCGGCGCCGGCACGATCATGACCGATGACCCGCAGCTCACCGTGCGGCTGGGCGATGACACGCCTTTCGTGCCGCCGGTGCGGGTGGTGCTGGACGCCGGCCTGGCGACCGTCGCCCGGGGCCGGATCCGCGAGGGCGACGCCCCCACCATCTATCTGCACGCGCCCGATGCCAAGCCGCCGCGCGGCCTGACGGCGCGGCGCGCGGCGGTGCCTGCGAGCAATGGCCGGCTCGACCTGCATGCCGTGATGAGGCTGCTGGCAGAAGCCGGCATCAACGAGCTGCACGTGGAAGCGGGGGCCACCCTGGCCGGATCGCTGCTCTCCGGGGGCTTGGTGGACGAGCTGCTGCTGTACGTGGCGCCGGTGCTGCTGGGGGACAAGGCACGGCCGCTGTTTGCCGGCCTGCGGGTGGAGGACATGGCGCAGCGTTACCGGATGGCGCTGTGCGAAGTCACGCCGCTCGGCGATGACCTGCGCATGCGCCTGCGCCCGGCGGGGCGCGGCTGA
- the nrdR gene encoding transcriptional regulator NrdR — MFCPFCQHTETRVIDSRASEDGATIRRRRECEACGERFSTLETIELKLPAIIKSDGRRETFDARKLRLGFDRALHKRPVSEEQIEAAVRAVVHQLRMTAEREVSSRRIGEFVISELRKLDHIGFVRFASVYRSFQDVADFREELDRLEREGVPGEGQLPLPGVGAGAPAATKGPDRERRR; from the coding sequence ATGTTCTGTCCCTTCTGCCAGCACACGGAGACCCGGGTCATCGACTCGCGCGCGTCCGAGGACGGCGCCACGATCCGCCGCCGGCGCGAGTGCGAGGCCTGCGGCGAGCGCTTTTCCACCCTGGAAACCATCGAGCTCAAGCTGCCGGCGATCATCAAGTCCGACGGCCGGCGCGAGACCTTTGACGCGCGCAAGCTGCGCCTGGGCTTCGACCGTGCGCTGCACAAGCGGCCGGTATCCGAGGAGCAGATCGAGGCAGCGGTGAGGGCAGTGGTACACCAGCTGCGCATGACCGCCGAGCGCGAGGTCAGCTCGCGCCGGATCGGGGAGTTCGTGATTTCCGAGCTGCGCAAGCTCGACCACATCGGGTTCGTGCGGTTCGCCTCGGTGTATCGCTCGTTCCAGGACGTGGCCGATTTCCGCGAGGAGCTGGACCGGCTCGAGCGCGAGGGAGTGCCGGGCGAGGGTCAGTTGCCCTTGCCCGGCGTGGGAGCCGGGGCCCCCGCTGCCACCAAAGGCCCCGACAGGGAGCGCAGGCGTTGA
- the glyA gene encoding serine hydroxymethyltransferase — MFPKDARIEGYDPELAAAIAEEGRRQEDHVELIASENYASPRVMEAQGSKLTNKYAEGYPGKRYYGGCEHVDVAEQLAIDRLKQLFGADYANVQPHSGSQANQAVYLSMLAPGDTILGMSLAHGGHLTHGAKPNISGKLFKAVQYGVNDDGLIDYDEVERLAVEHKPKMVVAGFSAYSQVIDWARFRAIADKVGAIFFVDMAHVAGLVAAGVYPNPVPHAHVVTSTTHKTLRGPRGGIIVASREGAGEAFDDMCKKLQSIVFPGLQGGPLMHVIAAKAVAFKEALEPEFKSYQQQVVKNAQAMAKVIIERGYRVVSGGTENHLILVDMIGKGVTGKDAEEALGRAHITVNKNAVPNDPQKPFITSGLRIGTPAVTTRGYREQDCIELAGWMCDVLDAPQDEAVIARVREAVTAQCRKFPVYG; from the coding sequence ATGTTTCCAAAAGACGCCCGCATTGAAGGTTATGACCCGGAACTGGCCGCGGCCATCGCCGAGGAGGGCCGCCGGCAGGAGGACCACGTCGAGCTGATCGCCTCGGAGAACTACGCCAGCCCGCGGGTAATGGAGGCGCAGGGCTCCAAACTCACCAACAAGTACGCCGAAGGCTATCCCGGCAAGCGCTACTACGGGGGCTGCGAACACGTGGACGTGGCCGAGCAGCTGGCCATCGACCGCCTCAAGCAGCTGTTCGGCGCCGACTATGCCAACGTGCAGCCGCATTCGGGCTCCCAGGCCAACCAGGCCGTGTACCTGTCGATGCTCGCGCCCGGCGACACCATCCTGGGCATGTCGCTGGCCCACGGCGGCCATCTGACCCATGGCGCCAAGCCGAACATCAGCGGCAAGCTGTTCAAGGCGGTGCAGTACGGGGTGAACGACGACGGTCTGATCGATTACGACGAAGTCGAGCGGCTGGCGGTGGAGCACAAGCCGAAGATGGTGGTGGCCGGGTTCTCGGCCTATTCCCAGGTGATCGACTGGGCCCGCTTCCGCGCCATCGCCGACAAGGTCGGCGCGATCTTCTTCGTCGACATGGCGCACGTGGCCGGGCTGGTCGCCGCCGGCGTGTATCCCAACCCGGTCCCGCACGCGCACGTGGTCACTTCCACCACCCACAAGACCCTGCGCGGCCCGCGCGGCGGCATCATCGTGGCCAGCCGCGAGGGCGCCGGCGAGGCGTTCGACGACATGTGCAAGAAGCTGCAGTCGATCGTCTTCCCGGGCCTGCAGGGCGGGCCGCTGATGCACGTGATCGCGGCCAAGGCGGTGGCCTTCAAGGAAGCGCTGGAGCCGGAATTCAAGAGCTACCAGCAGCAGGTGGTGAAGAACGCGCAGGCGATGGCGAAGGTGATCATCGAGCGCGGCTACCGGGTGGTGTCCGGCGGCACCGAGAACCACCTGATCCTGGTGGACATGATCGGCAAGGGCGTGACCGGCAAGGATGCGGAAGAGGCGCTGGGCCGGGCCCACATCACGGTGAACAAGAACGCGGTACCCAACGATCCGCAGAAGCCCTTCATCACTTCCGGTCTGCGCATCGGCACCCCGGCGGTGACCACGCGCGGCTACCGGGAGCAGGACTGCATCGAGCTCGCCGGCTGGATGTGCGACGTGCTGGACGCGCCGCAGGACGAGGCGGTGATCGCGCGCGTGCGCGAGGCGGTGACCGCCCAGTGCCGGAAGTTCCCGGTCTATGGCTGA
- the ettA gene encoding energy-dependent translational throttle protein EttA: protein MSQYIYTMNRVSKTVPPKRQIIKDISLSFFPGAKIGLLGLNGAGKSTVLRIMAGVDTDFEGEARPQPGIKVGYLAQEPQLNPEHTVREAVEEGVGEVLQAQAELEKVYAAYAEEGADFDALAKEQERLEAILASGDANTLEQQLEVAADALRLPPWDAKIGNLSGGEKRRVALCQLLLQKPDMLLLDEPTNHLDAESVEWLEQFLARYSGTVVAVTHDRYFLDNAAEWILELDRGRGIPWKGNYTEWLVQKEDRLKREESQEKARQKAIQKELEWARQNAKGGRSKGKARLARIEELQSVDYQKRQETNEIFIPPGERLGSKVMEFKNVSKSFGDRLLIDDLSFIVPPGAIVGIIGPNGAGKSTLFKMITGQEKPDSGEIIMGPTVNLAYVDQSRDALEGDKTVFEEVSGGRDILDINGIEIQSRAYIGRFNFKGQDQQKRVGSLSGGERGRLHMAKTLLQGGNVLLLDEPSNDLDVETLRALEDALLEFPGNAFVISHDRWFLDRIATHILAFEGDSHVEFFQGNYREYEEDKKRRLGDDAGPKRLRFKALK, encoded by the coding sequence ATGTCGCAATACATCTACACCATGAACCGGGTGTCCAAGACCGTGCCGCCCAAGCGGCAGATCATCAAGGACATCTCGCTGAGCTTCTTCCCCGGCGCCAAGATCGGCCTGCTGGGCCTCAACGGCGCCGGCAAGTCCACGGTGCTGCGGATCATGGCGGGCGTGGACACGGATTTCGAGGGCGAGGCGCGGCCGCAGCCGGGCATCAAGGTCGGCTACCTGGCCCAGGAGCCGCAGCTCAACCCCGAGCACACCGTGCGCGAGGCGGTGGAGGAAGGCGTGGGCGAGGTGCTGCAGGCCCAGGCGGAACTGGAGAAGGTGTACGCCGCCTACGCCGAGGAAGGCGCGGACTTCGACGCCCTGGCCAAGGAGCAGGAGCGCCTGGAGGCGATCCTGGCCAGCGGCGACGCCAATACCCTGGAGCAGCAGCTGGAGGTGGCCGCCGACGCCCTGCGCCTGCCGCCCTGGGACGCGAAGATCGGCAACCTCTCCGGCGGCGAGAAGCGCCGCGTGGCCCTGTGCCAGCTGTTGCTGCAGAAGCCCGACATGCTGCTGCTCGACGAGCCCACCAACCACCTGGACGCCGAGTCGGTCGAATGGCTGGAGCAGTTCCTGGCCCGCTATTCCGGCACCGTGGTGGCGGTCACCCATGACCGCTACTTCCTGGACAACGCCGCCGAATGGATCCTGGAGCTCGACCGCGGCCGCGGCATCCCCTGGAAGGGCAACTACACCGAATGGCTGGTGCAGAAGGAGGACCGCCTCAAGCGCGAGGAGTCGCAGGAGAAGGCCCGCCAGAAGGCGATCCAGAAGGAGCTGGAGTGGGCCCGGCAGAACGCCAAGGGCGGCCGCTCCAAGGGCAAGGCGCGCCTGGCCCGGATCGAGGAGCTGCAGTCGGTCGACTACCAGAAGCGGCAGGAGACCAACGAGATCTTCATCCCGCCCGGCGAGCGCCTGGGCAGCAAGGTGATGGAGTTCAAGAACGTTTCCAAGAGCTTCGGCGACCGCCTGCTGATCGACGACCTGAGCTTCATCGTGCCGCCGGGCGCGATCGTGGGCATCATCGGCCCCAACGGCGCGGGCAAGTCGACCCTGTTCAAGATGATCACCGGACAGGAGAAGCCGGACTCGGGCGAGATCATCATGGGCCCGACGGTGAACCTGGCCTACGTGGACCAGAGCCGCGACGCGCTGGAAGGCGACAAGACCGTGTTCGAGGAGGTTTCGGGCGGGCGCGACATCCTCGACATCAACGGCATCGAGATCCAGTCGCGCGCCTACATCGGCCGCTTCAACTTCAAGGGCCAGGATCAGCAGAAGCGCGTGGGCTCGCTGTCTGGCGGTGAGCGTGGCCGCCTGCACATGGCCAAGACCCTGCTCCAGGGCGGCAACGTGCTGCTGCTCGACGAACCGTCCAACGACCTGGACGTGGAAACCCTGCGCGCGCTTGAAGACGCGCTGCTGGAGTTCCCGGGCAACGCCTTCGTGATCAGCCATGACCGCTGGTTCCTGGACCGGATCGCCACCCACATCCTGGCCTTCGAGGGCGACTCGCACGTGGAGTTCTTCCAGGGCAACTACCGCGAATACGAGGAAGACAAGAAGCGCCGCCTGGGCGACGACGCGGGGCCCAAGCGCCTGCGCTTCAAGGCGCTCAAGTAA
- the pyrF gene encoding orotidine-5'-phosphate decarboxylase, translating into MGFIDTLRKRWQAADTLVCVGLDPEPAKFPARFAGDPDAVFNFCRDIADTTAEYACAFKPQIAHFAALGAEDALARLIAHLHAAHPGIPVILDAKRGDIGSTARHYAREAFDRYRADAVTANPYLGRDSVQPFLDRADRGVVILCRTSNPGAADLQDLPVRTGAGERPLYQHIAQTIARDWNSHGNCALVVGATWPGQLREVRAIVGDMPLLVPGVGAQGGDAGAVVRNARTADGTGLMVSSSRAILYASNGDDYAGAAANAARELRDTINRHR; encoded by the coding sequence ATGGGCTTCATCGATACGCTGCGCAAACGCTGGCAGGCCGCCGATACGCTGGTCTGCGTCGGCCTTGACCCGGAGCCGGCGAAGTTCCCGGCGCGGTTCGCCGGGGACCCGGACGCGGTCTTCAACTTCTGCCGCGACATTGCCGACACCACAGCGGAGTACGCGTGCGCCTTCAAGCCCCAGATCGCCCACTTCGCCGCCCTCGGCGCGGAAGACGCGCTCGCGCGCCTGATCGCGCACCTGCACGCGGCCCATCCCGGCATCCCGGTGATCCTGGACGCCAAGCGCGGCGACATCGGCAGCACCGCCCGGCACTACGCCAGGGAGGCGTTTGACCGCTACCGGGCTGATGCGGTCACCGCCAACCCGTACCTGGGCCGCGACTCCGTGCAGCCGTTCCTGGACCGCGCCGACCGCGGCGTGGTCATCCTCTGCCGCACGTCCAACCCCGGCGCCGCGGACCTGCAGGACCTCCCGGTGCGCACCGGCGCAGGCGAACGCCCGCTCTACCAGCACATCGCCCAGACCATCGCCCGGGACTGGAACAGCCACGGCAACTGCGCCCTGGTCGTCGGGGCCACCTGGCCCGGGCAGCTGCGCGAAGTGCGCGCCATCGTGGGCGACATGCCGCTGCTGGTGCCCGGGGTGGGCGCCCAGGGCGGCGACGCCGGGGCGGTGGTCCGCAACGCGCGCACTGCCGATGGCACCGGCCTGATGGTCAGCTCTTCCCGGGCGATCCTGTACGCCTCGAATGGAGACGACTACGCCGGCGCCGCGGCCAACGCCGCCCGCGAGCTGCGCGACACCATCAATCGCCACCGCTGA